The window TGTAATCAGAAATCTTGACAGGGTTAGTAATTTTAGGAATAAGAGCAATAGATGTAGAATTTACCCCCTCAGGCATTATTCCATTCCGAAAAAAAATCCTTAACCACAGCAAGAACATCATTCTTAATAGTGCCCCAATTTCGCTGAAAGAACCTGTCCGGAAAACCATCTGGCCCTGGGGCTTTTGGTGGCCCAATCTGAAACAGAGCGTCTAAAATCTCCTTATCTGTGAATGGTGCACATAGCTTGACATTGTCCTCATCTGACACCATGGACTCAAGAAGTTCTAGAACAGGGGATGCATCAAGTGAATAGTCCACAGAAAAAATATCATGGAAATATTCATTGGCTAATTTCCCCATTGTAGCAAAATCTGAGTGCACCACACCAATACTGTCTGTTGAATTGGTGGTGAATTTGTTCTACATGATGGATTTGAGGGTTTGGATATGAGGGATGTGGTTGTCCAAGAGGACAAATGAGGTGCCATTCCACACTGTCCGAGGACGCGTCTGGCGCTGTCACCGACATTAGGGGAGGGGCGCAATTTCCCAGTCCCGTTGTATATGTTCTTATTGTTGGGCTAAGTCCCTCCACATGGAGGTGTGTTGGCAGCCCAACATCAGCCCATAAGTCCAACACATGTCAGCCGTTGATCTTTGCTGCATCCAACGGTTGAGAGCGCTTCTAAGGGAAGTGAGGTAAGGAgaaaaccctagccactccacCCCTGCTGGTGGTGGCTGCCATTCGTGAGAGTGAGAGATAGAGAGCACACAAGAGAAACCACAAcctgagagagaggaagaagaagaggcagaggTTCTGTCCAGATTTGCCACACCTGACTAGACAGTGTTCAAGCTGGTTATTGGAGGCTCAAACGTGCTTGGATCGACCCCAAACTTGGTGAGCTCGTTCCTTACTTTGAGTACTTCGATCTGGTTAGCTGGTTTGAGGATTGGGTTAGTGGAGCATCAGATTTGAGAGTGGTTTTGTCAGCTCTGACTGCTGCAGTTTCAGAACAGAGTAGTTTTGGTATACGAACAGTTTGGGTAGGCAAACAATGttcgattgagctgaaatttggaggggatcTCAGGAACTCGTGTGTCTACTTTTTTGCCAAATTTGGTGCTGTTTGGTtcaacggtttaagagcagtttgcaaAACACTGAAGGGTACAGAAGCTGTGTAAACTCTGCTTTGCTAAAATCTTGCTTCTTgtggttgttattgttgttgccagTTGGCAACATGGAGAGTGTGCTTTAAATCTCTCTAGAGGTTCTAGAGCAGACTTCGTactcatcattctcatagtgaagtTGCGTGGACTGGTTGGTCCATAGCCGTGGTTTTTTACTCCTCAAGTTGAGGAGGTTTTTCCACGTTAAATCCTGTGTCgcatgtgcatgttgtttgtgTTATTCCGCTGCTTACTTGTCGGTTGAAGCTGTCCTCAAAGTTCATCACAAGTGGAGGAGGTTGTGTGGTGTGCATATTTGTCGTGTCGGTGAATTTGTGCAGCGCACTGTTGCTGTCCAGCCCCAACaaagtggcatcagagccttggTTTGCTTGTGGAAATTGCTGAGTTTCTTGTGGTGAAAGATGGAAGTGAATACCAGCAGGATGATATCTTTGAATGGTACAAATTATAAAGCATGGAAGGGCAAGATGGAGGACTTGTTATATGTGAAAGAATACTGGAAGCCAGTGTTCTCCACTGAGATGCTGGAGGGCATTGAGGAAGGTCGGTGGAAGGTACTTCATCGCCAAGCTTGTGGGTTTATTCGGCAATGGGTCGATGACAATGTTTTGAACCATATCATTGATGAGACACATGCACGCACCTTATGGCAGAAATTGGAAGAGTTGTTTGCCAAAAAAGAAGGTACAAACAAGATGTTCTTGGTcaaacaattgatgtgcttgagGTACAAAGAGGGCACTCTAATTGCAGATCATGTGAATACATTCCAAGCCATTATAAATCAGCTTTCTTTAATGGGAATAACATTTGAAGATGAAGTGAGAGTTTTGCTGCTACTAGGCTCATTACCAGACAGCTGGGAGACCTTTAAGGTCACGGTTTGCAATTCAGCACCTAATGGAGTTATCACTTGGAATCCTGTGAAAACCAGGGTACTAAATGAAGAGTCCAGAAAGGTGGCCGAAGCTAGTTCTTCCTTACATTTAGAGGTGCTAGACACTCAGTCCAGGGGGAGAAGAAAGAGCAAAGGTCCAGGTAAAGGGGCAGAAAGAGGTAGGAACAAATCAAAAAGTAAGTATGTTGATTATGAGTGCCATCACTGCCATCAGAAGGGCCACATTAAGTGGCAATGTGACAAGTggaagaaagacaaaaagaaaaagagGAAGCAAGATCAGAAGCAAGTTGACAGTGGTAGTGACACAGAGGGAAACCGAGTTACTATAGTAGAAGAGgacatcatgcttgttatgcatGAAGAAAATGAGGGCAGTTTTGGTTCAACTATTGAGGAGAGGATCACTGTTATTTCTGATGAAACCGTCAACCTTGTGGATGATGACGAGATGATTTGGATACCGGACAGCAGTGCTACCATTCATGCTACATCTCGCAGAGAGCTCTTCACAAACTATATATCATGTGATTTTGGTGTTGTGAAGATGGGGAACAATGATAGAGCAGCTATCATTGGAAAAGGAGATGCGCATTTGGAGACCGCAAATGGTACAAGGTTAGTCCTCAAATCTGTGAGGCATGTTGAGGCACTTCGTCTCAATATTATCTCGGTTGGTTTGCTTGATGGAGATGATTACTTGAGCAGTTTTGGAAAAGGGCAGTACAAGCTCACCAAAGGCAACATGATTGTTGCAAGAGGTAAAATGGTCTCAGCATTGTATCCTGTTCATGCTAAGCTCTTTAGTGCTTCTGTCAATGCACTAGAGAAGGATGATCATTATGCTCTATGACACAAGAGACTTGGGCacatgagggagaaggggatcacAGTGCTAGTGAAGAAAAAAATGTTGAAGGGTGTGAAAGGAGTTCACATCAAGAAATGTTCAGATTGTCTAGCAGGGAAGCAACACCGAGTTTCCTTCAAGACTCTACCTCCTCACAAGAAGCACGTGAAGCTGGACTTGATACATGCCGATGTTTGCAAAATGCCGGTAAGATCTCTTGGTGGTGCTAAGTACTTTGTGACTTTTATTGATGACTTTTCTAGGAAAGTTTGGGCCTTCACTTTGAGGACCAAAGATCAAGTACTAGGTGTATTCAAGAAATTCCAAGTCTCGGTTGAGAGAGAAACTGAGAAGAAGATCAAGTGCTTTCACACTGATAATGGAGGAGAATACATTGGGCCATTTGATGCATATTGCAAGCAGCAAGGTATTAGGCATCAATTTACTCCCTCGAAGACACCACAGCTGAATGGTCTTGCTGAGAGGATGAATAGTACAATTGTGGAGAGAGTTAGATGCTTCTTGTCAAGTGCAAAGCTACACAAACACTTTTGGGGTGAGGCTTTGATGACTGCAATTTATCTTATTAATCTCTCACCAAGTTATCCTTTGCAGGGAGATGTTCCTAACAGGGTCTGGTGTGACAAGGGTGTCTCATATGACCACCTAAAGGTTTTTGGGTGCAAGGCCTTTGTTCATATTCCTCGAGATGAAAGGTCAAAGCTTGATTCGAAGACACGACAATGTATCTTTCTTGGCTATGGTAGTGATGAGTTTGGCTACAAGCTGTTTGACCCTATAGCAAGGAAAGTTGTGAGAAGCCGTGATGTTGTGTTTGTTGAAGACCAAACAATTGAGGATATTGTGAAGACAAAGGGGCAGGTTCCTCCTCAGCAGCAAGACATGATTGATTCTGACCCAGTTCCTGCAGCTCCAGCTCCTGTGCAAGTTGAAGCAGATGCAGAAGATGTACAAGATGATGTacatggtggtgcaggtgaagaagaTGCTCCCCAGCAGCAGCAACAAGAGTATGATGTTGAAGTTAATGATCCGGATCAGCAGGAAGCACCAACACCAGAAAGTCCACCAGCTGCTGCACTCAGAAGATCCAACAGGGGTCGAATTCCTTCCAGTAGGTATCCCTCAGATCAATACGTGGTGTTATTATCTGATGGTTCAGAACCTGAATGCTTTGCAAATGCAATGGAAGATGAGCACAAGAAGGAGTGGAAAAATGCTATGCAAGAGAAGATGGATTCCTTGCATAAGAATCATACTTATGAGTTGGTGAAGTTGCCCAAGGGCAAGAAAATTTTGAAGAACAAGTAGGTCTACAGAATCAAGCAAGAAGAGCACACATCATATCCAAGGTACAAGGCTAGGCTAGTTGTAAAAAGATTCGGCCAAAGAAAAggcattgactatgatgagatcttTTCTCCGGTTGTGAAGATGACATCCATAAGAGTAATCCTTGGCATGGCAGCAAGTCTCAACTTGGAGGTTGAGCAAATGGATTTGAAGACTGCATTCCTTCATGGTGAGTTGAAGGAAGAAATATACATGGAGCAACCTGAGGGGTTTCTTGTGAAAGGCAAAGAAGACTATGTGTGCAAGCTGAAGAAAAGTCTCTATGGCCTAAAACAAGCACCAAGACAATAGTACATGAAGTTTGAAACTGTTATGGGGGAGCAAGGCTACAAGAAGTGTAGCTCGGACAATTGTGTGTTTATTCAGAGGTTCTCAGATGATGATTTCATCATATTGTtgctctatgttgatgatatcttgattgttggaaATACTGTCTCTAGGATTGCTAAGTTGAAGAAGGAGTTGACCAaatgtttttctatgaaagacttaCGTCCATCAAAGAACATTCTCAGAATGAGAATTGAGCGAGACAGAAATTGCAGCAAGTTGTACTTGTCTCAAGAGAAGTATATTGAGAAGGTACTTCAGAAGTTTAGGATGGAAAATGCAAAAGTTGTGTGTTGTCCACTAGCAGTCCATTTCAAGTTGAGCAGAAATCAATGTCCTACCATTGATGAGCAGAAAAAGGAAATGCATcatgttccttatgcttcagcggTAGGTAGTTTGATGTATGCTATGGTGTGTACAATGTCTTACATTGCTCATGCGATTAGTACTGTGAGCAGATTTATGTCCAGTCCAGGAAGACCTCATTGGGAAGCCGTGAAGTGGATTTTGAGATATCTTCGGGGCAGCACAAATCTGAAACTTTGTTTTGGTGATGGTGAGGCCAAGCTGATTGCTTTTTCAGATTCTGATATGGCTGGAGATGTTGACAGAAGGAAGTCTACTTCAAGTTACTTGGTTACCTATGCAGGGGGAGCGGTGTCATGGCAAAGTAGGCTACAAAAGTGTGTGGCATTGAATACAACTAAAGCTGGATTCATTGCTGTAACAGAGGCGAGCAAAGAACTATTGTGGCTGAAACGGTTGGCTTGTGAGCTTGGTTTTAAGCAAGACAAGTATGCGTTGTTTTGTGACAACCAAAGTGCTATCCACTTGAGTAAGAATGCAAACTTTCATTCAAGGTCTAAGCATATAGAACTCCGTTATCATTGGATTCGAGATGTGTTATATTCCAAGCAAATGCAACTTGAGAAGGTTCACACTGATGACAATGGGGCTGATATGTTGACTAAAGTGGTGACAAGGAAGAAACTTCAAGTATGCCGCTGACTCGCTAGCATGGCTACTGGAGGGCAGTGAGACCCTCCACGTTGTCGGGAGGGGGAGTTTGTTGGGCTAAGTCCCTCCATATGGAGGTGCGTTGGCAGCCCAATATCAGCCCATAAGTCCAACACATGTCAGCAGTTGATCTTCGCTGCATCCAACGATTGAGAGCGCTTCTAAGGGAAGTGAGGTAAGGAGAAAACCCTAGCCACTCCATCCCTGCTGGTGGTGGCTGCCATtcgtgagagtgagagagagagcacacaagaGAAACCATAACCTgagagaaaggaagaagaagaggcagagATTCTGTCCAGATTTGCTGCATCTAACTAGACAATGTTCAAGTTGGTGATTGGAGGCTCAAACGTGCTTGGATCAACCCCAAACTTGCTGAACTCGTTCCTTACTTTGAGTACTTCGATCTGATTAGCTGGTTTAAGAATTGGTTCAGTGGAGCATCAGATTTGAGAGTGGTTTTGTCAGCTCTGACTGCTGCAGTTTCAGAACAGAGTAGTTTTGGGAGACAAACAGTTTGGGTAGGCAAACGATGTCCGATTGAGTTGAAATTTGGATGGGATATTAGGAACTCGTGTGTATACTTGTCTGCCAAATTTAATGCTGTTTGGTtcaacggtttaagagcagtttgcaaAACACTGAAGGGTACAGAAGCTGTGTAAACTCTACTTTGCTGAAATCTTGCTTTTTATGGTTGTTATTGCTGTTGCCGGTTGGCAACGTGGAGAGTGTGTTGTAAATCTCTCTATAAGTTCTAGAGCAGATTTTTTactcatcattctcatagtgaagtTTCGTGGACTGGTCGGTCCATAGCCGTGGTTTTTTACTCCTCAAGTTGAGGAGGTTCTTCCACGTTAAATCCTGTGTCACATGTGCATGTTGTTTGTGTTATTCCGCTGCTTACTTGTTGGTTGAAGCTGTCCTCAAAGTTAATACAAGTGGAGGGGGCTGTGTAGTGTGCATATTTACCGTGTCAGTGAATTTGTGCAGCGCATTGTTGCTGTCCAGCCCAACACTTATTGCAGTCAAAAGCCTTGGCGAAAGCATATCACAGACTAGTGAGTTCTAGATTACAAATCTGATTAGCCTGCTGCAAAATTATATCAAAACATAATTGTAAAGTTATTTAAACATATAGAGCAACTAGTAGGTTTGGACCAGTAAGGTGAGTAGCTTGTTGGTATTTACAGGAGAGCTGTTATCACCAAGAACTGATTTGTTGTAACCCGTCAATTGGCTAACCTGTATTTCGTTCTTTTCTGTTTCCCGgtgcgcctccgccgccgctgcttTCTTCTTGGGATGTTGGTGGAAGGCTGAGGTGAAGCTGTCCAGGTAAGGAATCCGCAAGGCTCGAAGAAGTAACTGGGTTGCTTCTATGCCGGGAACATGATGATGCTGATGTCCCCGGGAAGAGCTGGTGCTCCTGAGGCCGTGATGCAACCTGACCAGAAGCAATAGAGTGATGCTGCTGATTCTGCAGTGCGGATGGTGTGTTGGTTGGGGGCACCATGTGCATGATGCTTGAATTAGAAGCATTGCTCCATGTATCATGTCGTGTTGGATGGGTTGCTAAATTAGTAGTGTAGCTTCTCCCTATTGGATGTAGCACCCCAAGGCTGCATAGATTCACGCTATTGTTTCCGATCCTTGCACGAAGCTCGTTCTGCAGTTCTATTATTTGGGCTCTGAGTGTAGTATTCTCATCTTGCAGCTTGGTCTTCTCTGAACCGACCTATTAATAAGTGTAACTTAGGCTTAACCTTGAAGGTAATGAAGCAAATAACCTGAAACAACTATATCATTTGATAAATTACGAAGGCAGCAACCACAAGTTGGAAAGGAGAGACATCAATGGGAATTTATTTATATGTGAGTTAATTCAAGTAAAGGCATTGCTTACAGGTACAACAGATACTTCATGAACTTTAGAAGATAAATGCATGCTAGCTAGACTTTCATCCTTATAGTGAAGAAGGAAAACAGTTATCATCTAAGGCACGCTAGCTAGATCTTCATTAAACCCTTTTGCCCCCCTTTGTTGTTAGATCTATAAATTATCATTGTTGTTCGAGAAACACAATAATCTAGGGAACATGCAAAATGTTTTAAATTATGAACACAAGTATATGCACAGTTTCTGGAAGGCAAGTATATGAGCACTTAATATTTCAGAACTCACATATTGTTGCTTAGTTAGAAGAGTAGATTGCTCCTTTCTAAGAGATTCAACTTGAGTAATTAAATCTCGCAGTACTCGTGCAGCATCACCCAATACTGTAGCTTTTCCACTATTTTGTTGATCATGATCTGTaatagcagaactatgtttatcagAAAAATAATGTTGAGTACAATGAGCTCTACAAGGAATAACAATAAGCATGCAAACTCTACAGTCGCATGGCAATACTTTTGGATGATTGACGCCAAAGGGTAATTACATACAAAAGATAATCCATCTTGGCATGATTTATTCAGCGTATGCAATAATGCGGTGCACAAAAAAGGAAATACAAATAATGATTTCAGGTATTTTCATAATATGTAATATCAACCTTCTATATGGGCTAAAGAACAAGCTGATGAAAACTTTCCCCTTCAGAACTTTGTTCTTGAGACATGTGGTGGACCACTCAAAAGTGAGCTTGGAAGAAAGCAGGAAGCCAACATTTCACATGGGAATATTTAGCAATTTAACAAAATGGGCCCATGTAGACTTTTAGAATCCTAGAAAGGATTGCTAGGATatataaaatactccctccattcattaTTATAAGATGTTCTCGCTTTTTTCTAATTCGGAtgcatatagatgcattttagtgtgtttgttcactcatttcagtccttatgtagtccatattgaaatatccaaaacatcttatatttgtgaacggatggAGTACTGAATAATGAGATGAGTTTCACCCAAAATATAAACAGCAAGATGCAACAGCAACAACAGACAATTGAATACAGGAATCAACATATGCTCTTCCAGTCGTGGCGTCAATACTACGAATTGTGAACATGTACTGTGCATCAGATACACATGAACACTACCAAACATATAACCTAATAATGAGATGAGTGTATTGGTTCCCAGTTGTCATTAATTTATTAAAAAGACATATGAGTCCAAGTTGAGGGAACAGAGTGATGTAATCCATGTGCAATAACTTAACTGGTATTTTTCCCAAAAGGGAAGATTAAATCAGCTAAAAATTGTCATTGATTAATGACGCATCGTACTATCCTAACATACTGCTGAGCTCAACAAAAAGGTCATTCAACTGGTCACCTACAGCACACAAATCATCAGAATAAGAGAAAAGTGTATACCAAAGGAAGGGTGGAGTAttgggctggtcatagtggggagtaacttatactagtgtcacgcatatgacactagtctaagttactacctccatagtgcaaagtaacatagtagtagtatcatagatggcttcatttattagcttgtagactcatcttttctCCGGAAGCGTTatattacagtaacatattatgttactctctcctcattaactacatgccacataaaCAAAAATttcttggagtgcgctatgttactatctaaattactcccactatgactagcattagaggaaattaagaagtaaTATAATGGACCACGCCTAGGTTTAGAATAATATGAAGTTGGAAATGTTACAGATATGATCGACTTAAGTCATTGAAAATGACTGCCTAACTGCAAGTCTATATGGTAAGTACTGCTCCCATCATCCATACAGCCGATCACAAGATAAAAGAGCAGGCGTCGAACTGCAGAACCCTGTGTCCTAAATAATCTTCAATTCGAGGAGTCTTCTTCTATTTTATGTTTGCTGTATAGGAAACGCTGATCTCTTGGATGACTCCACTCATGCTTTTTAAATGATgacatctttttcttttaaagcaaGCCTGAGTCAGTTCAGAGAACATAATCCAAAATAACTGGAAGCACCGACATGGATGCAAATGCAAAAGACTGTGAAAATAATCAGGTGAAACACCAGTCTATTGGAGCAGATGAGCTCCTCTGCCATCAGGTAGTAGTAATAAGTACTTGCAGTCTTTTACAGGGCTAGCAAACAACTAAATCTGACATTAAAACTACTCAGCATGCAGATTTATGGTAGCAAAAGAATACAATTCATGAAGAGGTGAACTAGGAGACTGGTCACAATTAAGGCAAGTTTAAGTCACAACTTAAACATATGAAATACATATTTATAAAAAAACCTATGAGGAATGATGCTCGCTAAGATTATTGTTATTGATGCTGGTTTGGTCAAATAGATATAACGAGAAGATTATGCTTGTTAGGTGGAGTTTAGAATTATTCTTGGACAACAACCCAAGATGAAAAGTGAATAACGACAAAATATTGTGGGATAAAGCTGAAACCCAAGTAATTAGAAGAAATGTCTGGCATCGTAAATCACGTACGGCAAGGAATACCGAGTTCAATCCATTTACATATTGCAGGCTTTCACAGGAAATGCTACCAGGGACGAATCAAGAGTTCGTTGTACCACCGCCAAAAAGTGGAGCCTAGCTTAGACCACATGCATGGAACTACAGAGTTCTTTTTACAGGAGACTACTCTTCCAAATATCGGCTGACTTTGAAGTTAATCTGCCAGTTAATCGGTACTCGGAGGGTGCCCGGTTCAAAAACTTCCTATTCGCCGCGTTTCTCACTCAGACAGTTAGGCCTGTCAGACCGATTTATCGGCTGTCAGACCAAGTAATCGTGGCACAACGATTAACTTGGATGCCGGTTTGGCCGACTAAAGCCCAAAATTTCCATCCCGTGCACTTCTCCAGCCGCCCTTTAGAATTATTCTTGGACAACAACCCAAGATGACAAGTGAATAACGACAAAATATTGTGGTAAGTGCATCCAGATTCATTCATGTGTCTGCCCCACCATCTCATcatttagaaaacagaaaaaatctAGCATAAAAGAAATTTGATCATGCACATCCTAGGCTAATTGGCCAAAGCAACAAAGTAAAATTTATTACTGCTATAACGCTAGGTAACTCATGTAGCTAAGCAAATGAAAATGTACCGAAGAAGATAAGTAACTAAAGACCAACATGTCAACGTGCTTTTCGGCAGCAGAACTTGAGCTGCCAGCCATTGAATCTGAGCTCTGCGCATCAGCCACCATTCCAAGATTCTGGTGTCTGCATAACAGAAAAGACTGCTGGAGCACCCTAGAGATAAAGCTAAAATCCAAGTAATTAGAAGAAATGTATGGCATCGTAAATCACGTACAGCAAGGAATACCGAATTCAGTCCATTTACAGATAGCAGGCTTTCATAGGAAATGCTACCAAGGATGAATCAAGAGTTCATTGTATCACCGCAAAAAGTGGAGCCTAGCTTAGACCACATGCATGGAACTACAAAGTTCTTTTTACAGGAGACTACTCTTCCAAATATCGGCTGACTTTGAAGTTAATCGGCCAGTTAATCGGTACTCGGAGGGTGCCCGGTTCGAAAACTTCTTATTCGCTTCGTTTCTCACTCAAACAGTTAGGCCTGTCAGAACGACTTATCGGCTGCCAGACCAAGTAATCGTGGCACAACGATTAACTTGGATGCCGGTTTGGCCGACTAAAGCCCAAAATTTCCATCCCGTGCACTTCTCCAGCCGCCCCACAGCTTAGGGTTGGAGGAAATTGAGGCTCCCACTCATCCTCCTCTCCCCTCACGATTCGAGGAACTGGCCGGCGACTGCTTGAATCGTAATTCCATGGCAATGAGTACCTTCACAGAAATGATCCTATCAATCACTTCAATAACCTACCTAGCCCTTTCTTGGCAGCGATCTGGCATTAGGTATATTGAGACCTAGAAATATTCTTTACAatttattttctactccctccgtaaactaatataagaatgtttagaaCACTATTTTAGTGttctaaacattcttatattagtttacggaggaagtACCTTATTAAAACATTTTGAGACCATTAATCGCTGATAAAATCAATCATAAAACTATTTAAATCCTATTAACTCTATGGTCTCTAAGAATCCGGTATACAGAGTTACAGACTCCACATATCAACTTGATCATTCCAACAACAAAAGCTACATGAAAGCACCATGAGACCCTACAAGAAACAATTAAAAATCATCTTGGACTGTTGGTGCTAAGCTAGGCCCATACCTCCCCAGTGAATCTCAAACCACACACAAAAATAATCAGCTCTCGTCTCCATAATTTGCACCACCTGATAATTAGCTCTCGTCTCCGTAATTCGCACCACCTTAACCCTGAGCATAACCAGCCCTAGCAAGCCATCGGTAGTCGACGAAGAGAACCATACCTGAATGAATTCACATCTGAAGACGTAGTCTTGGATGTCCCTACAGCCTGGGTGGATCTTGATCCGCTAGGGTCGGCCNNNNNNNNNNTTTGCTATCATTGCAGATGGTATCGCTAAAAATAAAAGAGTATAAACTACACCGAAGATAGGTCTTCTGCCATCGGTAAGCTCTCCGTCAGATGCACGTTCTTTCCATCATCAAACGTTGTGATTTCTGCTGCTGAAAAAAGAGCAAAAAATGTATATCACATATCACATAAAACAAACCTTTGCTGCTACATATGGGTGTCATACTGCTAGAAACATAAAGGTAGAAGAAAAAAGAAATAGAAACGTTTTGACAATAATTAATATATAAGTTGCCTCTAGTTTACTCTATAGTTTCCCAAACAACTGCTTATAGTTGCTCCTTTTATTCTAGAACTAATTTCTGCAAAAGATGATGCAATGTTTCTCTGGTGGGCTAACACACAGTTTGTTGCAGGTTCATGTGGTGACAAAAAAGACAATTAGTAGTTGGAAAAAAGATGATTGATCTGAATGAACCGCCACTTGACGTAGAGTGCATCAACATGTCAGTTGAGTTGGGTACACCCTTCTTACATGTAGGTTGTGAGAAGGAGGATCACCATTTGGAGGAGGGGGTTGGTGAGTCCCCTGACGCTAACATTGTATCTAATAGTACTCATGTCCCGAACAATCATGTCGCTGCTCCCCCACCTATGGTTGCTCCTGCTAATGCTTTTGTTGATGAGGAAAATGAGTTGGAAGACGAAGAAGCTGGGTCACAGCCACAACAACCTTATGTTGGCATGTTCTTCGACACATTAGTCGATGCCAGGGAAAACTATAATTGCTACGCCTTGATGGTGGGTTTTTCAATCAATTCGAGCACGCAACGAGCGTGTGGTGGCCACCCAACACCA is drawn from Triticum dicoccoides isolate Atlit2015 ecotype Zavitan chromosome 4A, WEW_v2.0, whole genome shotgun sequence and contains these coding sequences:
- the LOC119283520 gene encoding transcription factor BHLH062-like yields the protein MVADAQSSDSMAGSSSSAAEKHVDMLVFSDQLNDLFVELSNHDQQNSGKATVLGDAARVLRDLITQVESLRKEQSTLLTKQQYVGSEKTKLQDENTTLRAQIIELQNELRARIGNNSVNLCSLGVLHPIGRSYTTNLATHPTRHDTWSNASNSSIMHMVPPTNTPSALQNQQHHSIASGQVASRPQEHQLFPGTSASSCSRHRSNPVTSSSLADSLPGQLHLSLPPTSQEESSGGGGAPGNRKERNTG